Proteins encoded in a region of the Spiribacter sp. 1M189 genome:
- a CDS encoding alpha/beta hydrolase has protein sequence MMLWILSALGLTLLLLWGGGKWLHWSLAAPRRPVNGEPADHGVVGQEISIPTARGRRLSGWLLDGDPRVGRVVICHGWGVNRLFMLALARPLQDAGWQVLLFDVRNHGSSDADNFSSMPRFAEDIDAAASWMRRGEDGSEGPLVLIGHSVGAAATLLAASWRNDIDGVISLSGFVHPELMMKRWLAARRIPFMPIGWLVLRYVERVIGHRFDDIAPVSVIRHIHVPVLVAHGRRDQVIPPADAETLAQAGDPATTRLVWLEGGHDLSRELTVQWPQLADFLAQL, from the coding sequence ATGATGCTCTGGATCCTGTCCGCGCTTGGGCTGACTTTGCTGCTGCTATGGGGCGGGGGCAAATGGCTGCATTGGAGTCTGGCCGCACCTCGCCGGCCAGTGAACGGTGAACCTGCCGATCACGGCGTGGTTGGCCAAGAGATCTCCATTCCCACCGCGCGAGGGCGTCGGCTTTCGGGTTGGCTGCTGGATGGCGACCCACGCGTGGGTCGCGTGGTGATCTGCCATGGCTGGGGCGTTAATCGGCTGTTCATGCTGGCTCTGGCGAGACCGCTGCAGGACGCCGGCTGGCAGGTATTGCTCTTTGATGTGCGAAACCATGGCAGCAGCGATGCCGACAACTTTTCGTCGATGCCACGCTTTGCGGAGGATATTGACGCCGCAGCCAGCTGGATGCGGCGCGGGGAGGATGGCAGTGAAGGCCCGCTGGTGCTGATCGGCCATTCCGTGGGCGCGGCGGCGACCCTTCTGGCCGCCTCCTGGCGGAACGACATTGATGGAGTGATCAGTCTCTCCGGTTTTGTACACCCCGAGCTCATGATGAAACGCTGGCTCGCCGCCCGGCGGATCCCGTTCATGCCCATCGGCTGGCTCGTGCTCCGTTATGTTGAACGGGTGATCGGGCATCGTTTCGATGATATCGCCCCGGTCAGCGTCATCCGGCACATCCATGTGCCGGTACTCGTTGCCCATGGCCGGCGCGATCAGGTGATTCCGCCGGCGGATGCTGAGACCCTTGCGCAGGCCGGTGATCCGGCGACCACGAGACTGGTCTGGCTCGAAGGTGGGCACGACCTGAGTCGGGAGTTGACCGTGCAATGGCCGCAATTGGCGGATTTCCTGGCGCAGCTTTGA
- a CDS encoding LysE family translocator — MQTVLPLLGVFAIFSPALMLPGPDFVAVVRNTIARGKRAGILTALGVSIGITAYAALSAAGLSTLINRIDWFEMVVRIGGAAFLGYLGIGLLLTRMPERHIEQEAPTEPAGPRNPVLLGLFINLTNPKAIVFFGSIFGTAIKPGTPAWVLAAVVGIVGICGLLWFSTVSLLTASTGLLVRLEDHQHWIERLAGIAFLGFSAKIVFDLISA; from the coding sequence ATGCAAACCGTTCTGCCACTACTCGGCGTCTTCGCCATCTTCTCCCCCGCCCTCATGCTGCCCGGACCGGACTTCGTGGCGGTGGTGCGCAATACCATTGCCCGGGGCAAGCGGGCCGGCATCCTGACCGCACTTGGCGTGAGTATCGGCATCACGGCCTACGCGGCATTGAGCGCGGCAGGCCTGTCCACGCTCATCAATCGCATTGACTGGTTTGAGATGGTGGTCCGTATCGGTGGCGCGGCGTTCCTGGGCTACCTGGGCATCGGCCTGCTGCTGACGCGCATGCCGGAGCGACACATCGAGCAGGAAGCTCCGACCGAGCCGGCGGGTCCGCGAAATCCCGTGTTGCTGGGGCTTTTCATCAACCTCACCAATCCCAAGGCCATCGTCTTTTTCGGCAGTATCTTCGGCACGGCCATCAAGCCCGGCACACCGGCCTGGGTTCTGGCTGCGGTGGTTGGCATTGTTGGTATCTGCGGACTGCTATGGTTTTCCACCGTCAGTCTGCTCACGGCCTCCACAGGGCTTCTGGTGCGGCTTGAGGATCATCAGCACTGGATCGAGCGTCTCGCCGGCATCGCTTTCCTCGGCTTCTCGGCCAAGATCGTCTTCGACCTCATCAGCGCCTGA
- a CDS encoding GntR family transcriptional regulator, which produces MDTVTDQVCLAIRQRILRGAFPGGAFLQEQALADELRTSVAPVHEALVRLAADGWLELIPYRGARVIEWTREDSHEVFELRALLEAYAARRAATRIRPPQLTRLRAIVDEEKALVQQDGPPHERLSELNLEFHETILVAAGSRRLQRSLETVLHGATSTRSTYGLTRAAMDKALDEHAEIVDALANADGERASDLMQIHILSVARGQPDGRS; this is translated from the coding sequence ATGGATACCGTCACCGATCAGGTCTGCCTGGCCATCCGCCAACGCATCCTCCGCGGAGCGTTCCCGGGTGGAGCGTTTCTGCAGGAGCAGGCGCTGGCGGACGAGCTTCGCACGTCGGTTGCTCCGGTGCATGAAGCGCTGGTGCGTCTCGCCGCCGATGGCTGGCTCGAGCTCATTCCCTACCGAGGGGCTCGGGTGATCGAGTGGACCCGCGAGGACAGCCATGAGGTGTTCGAGCTGCGTGCGCTGCTGGAGGCGTATGCAGCGCGGCGTGCCGCCACCCGTATCCGTCCGCCTCAATTGACCCGGCTGCGCGCCATCGTCGACGAGGAGAAGGCCCTGGTGCAGCAGGACGGGCCACCGCATGAGCGACTCAGCGAGCTGAATCTCGAGTTCCACGAGACAATCCTGGTGGCGGCGGGTAGCCGACGGCTACAGCGTTCACTGGAGACGGTCCTGCATGGCGCGACATCCACGCGCAGCACCTACGGACTGACGCGCGCTGCCATGGACAAGGCCCTCGACGAGCACGCCGAGATCGTCGATGCGCTGGCCAATGCCGACGGCGAGCGGGCCTCCGATCTCATGCAGATCCACATTCTCTCCGTGGCCCGTGGCCAGCCCGACGGGCGGAGCTAG
- a CDS encoding MarR family transcriptional regulator: MERQEALADARLTERLRQALSPALPHGASLIPLDILVVVSIAHHLDQPLSVKQLLAVLPYSVTGIRYNLAQLVADGWVIKARNGDDRRLVHLRPTKRVAEAFAEVRAEVLETVDQPPR; this comes from the coding sequence ATGGAGCGGCAGGAGGCGCTGGCGGATGCACGCCTGACCGAGCGACTGCGGCAGGCGCTGTCGCCCGCGCTACCCCATGGGGCGTCCTTGATCCCACTGGATATCCTCGTTGTCGTGTCGATTGCCCATCACCTCGATCAGCCGCTGAGCGTCAAGCAGCTGCTTGCCGTGCTGCCATATTCCGTCACCGGTATTCGCTACAACCTCGCCCAGCTGGTTGCCGACGGCTGGGTGATCAAGGCGCGCAACGGGGACGATCGACGTCTTGTTCATCTGCGCCCCACCAAGCGCGTGGCCGAGGCCTTTGCCGAGGTCAGGGCGGAGGTGCTGGAGACGGTCGACCAACCGCCCCGATGA
- a CDS encoding zinc-dependent alcohol dehydrogenase family protein yields the protein MGNRVLRLAPGGGFDQVSIEEAGEPPAPGPGEITVRLRASSLNFHDYGVVKGPMAPKDEARIPLSDGAGEVTAVGERVTDFAEGDAVVSTFFPHWLDGDPELEGFGGTPGDGIDGYAREKVTRPATAFTRIPAGWSHAEAATLTTAGVTAWRSLFVHGNLQPGHTVLTLGTGGVSIFALQLAVAAGARVISTSSSDEKLERLKSMGAEAVINYRDTPDWGKAVRELTGGRGVDHVVEVGGPGTLQQSMVAAAVGGHISLIGVLTGVKGDFPLIQALLRQQRLQAVLVGSRRDQQDMVSAMEATDIRPVIDRHFPLDQLVDAFRHEESGAHFGKICIDI from the coding sequence ATGGGTAATCGCGTACTGAGACTCGCCCCCGGGGGCGGCTTTGATCAGGTGAGCATCGAGGAGGCCGGAGAGCCGCCAGCACCCGGACCGGGGGAAATCACCGTCCGACTGCGCGCCAGTTCGCTCAACTTTCATGACTACGGCGTGGTGAAAGGCCCGATGGCGCCGAAGGACGAGGCGCGCATCCCGTTGTCGGATGGCGCCGGCGAGGTGACCGCGGTGGGCGAGCGAGTGACCGATTTCGCCGAGGGCGATGCGGTGGTCAGCACGTTCTTCCCCCACTGGCTGGATGGCGATCCCGAGCTCGAAGGCTTTGGCGGGACGCCGGGTGACGGCATCGACGGCTATGCCCGGGAGAAGGTCACCCGCCCGGCGACCGCCTTCACACGGATTCCGGCCGGCTGGAGCCATGCCGAGGCGGCGACCCTGACCACGGCGGGCGTGACGGCATGGCGGTCGCTGTTCGTCCACGGCAATCTCCAGCCTGGTCATACCGTGCTCACCCTGGGGACCGGGGGCGTGTCGATCTTCGCACTCCAGTTGGCCGTGGCGGCGGGTGCCCGAGTGATCTCCACCTCATCCAGCGATGAAAAACTCGAGCGGCTCAAGTCGATGGGCGCTGAAGCGGTGATCAATTATCGTGATACGCCGGACTGGGGTAAGGCGGTGCGTGAACTGACCGGTGGCCGGGGCGTCGACCATGTGGTCGAAGTCGGCGGGCCAGGGACGCTGCAGCAGTCGATGGTGGCGGCGGCGGTAGGCGGTCATATTTCGCTGATCGGTGTGCTCACCGGTGTAAAGGGCGACTTCCCCCTGATTCAGGCCCTGCTGAGGCAGCAGCGTCTGCAGGCCGTACTGGTTGGCAGCCGTCGTGATCAGCAGGACATGGTGTCGGCGATGGAGGCCACGGATATCCGACCGGTCATCGACCGGCATTTCCCGCTGGATCAGCTGGTCGATGCCTTCCGGCACGAGGAGAGCGGTGCCCACTTCGGCAAGATCTGCATCGACATCTAG
- a CDS encoding BCCT family transporter yields MAGYPHQGAATRSGNELGDPWVLGISAGFILLFIGLSVYDVDLLSQLVGAGFTWTAKYLGAYFQLLLLLTFVIAIAVAISPAGGAVMGDLEEPEMSTFRWVAIIMCTLLAGGGVFFAAGEPVYHFIAQSPPAFDAELGTPEAIQGALAQSFMHWGFLAWAVLGGLTSLVLVHAHYVNGQPLQPRTLLYPVFGDRVMHGLFGGIVDAVCVIAVVAGTVGPIGFLATQVAYGGNVLFGLSEGYGTQLAVLFILGAIYVSSAVSGIHRGIQLLSRFNVYLALAIGAVILILGPTLFLVDAYTQALGAYLGNFLSMATMTTQTAPDWWMKWWTVFFFAWFIGYGPLMALFVARISRGRTVRQMILAICVAAPIATTVWFTLLGGSGIYYQLTGTIDLAEALTNFRFDVATLTVAEALPLGSLMAVAILVLTTIFVATTGDSMSYTISMVATGHDRPSTLVRAFWGIALAVMAGILLYMGAGQISALQQFIVVTAIPVSLILLPSLWTGPKAAYAMARRQGLVR; encoded by the coding sequence ATGGCGGGATACCCGCATCAAGGGGCAGCGACGCGAAGCGGCAATGAACTGGGCGACCCATGGGTGCTGGGCATCAGCGCCGGGTTCATTCTACTGTTCATCGGACTTTCCGTTTACGACGTCGATCTGCTCTCGCAGCTGGTGGGTGCCGGGTTCACCTGGACGGCCAAGTATCTTGGGGCTTACTTCCAGCTCCTCCTGCTGCTGACCTTCGTGATCGCGATCGCGGTGGCCATCTCGCCGGCCGGTGGGGCGGTCATGGGCGACCTCGAAGAACCCGAGATGAGCACCTTTCGCTGGGTAGCCATCATCATGTGCACCCTGCTTGCCGGGGGTGGCGTATTCTTCGCGGCCGGTGAGCCGGTTTACCACTTCATCGCCCAGAGTCCGCCGGCCTTCGATGCGGAGCTTGGCACCCCGGAAGCGATCCAGGGTGCCCTCGCCCAGTCCTTCATGCACTGGGGGTTTCTGGCATGGGCCGTGCTCGGAGGGCTGACCAGTCTGGTGCTGGTCCATGCCCATTACGTCAACGGACAGCCGCTGCAACCCCGCACCCTGCTCTATCCCGTGTTTGGTGATCGCGTGATGCATGGCCTGTTCGGCGGGATCGTTGATGCAGTGTGCGTCATCGCCGTGGTGGCCGGCACCGTGGGGCCGATCGGATTCCTTGCCACGCAGGTGGCCTATGGCGGGAACGTCCTGTTCGGCCTGTCCGAGGGATACGGCACACAGCTCGCTGTCCTCTTCATTCTGGGGGCGATCTACGTGAGTTCGGCGGTCAGCGGAATCCATCGCGGCATCCAGCTGCTAAGCCGCTTCAACGTCTATCTGGCCCTGGCCATCGGTGCGGTCATCCTGATCCTTGGCCCGACGCTGTTTCTGGTCGATGCCTATACTCAGGCGCTTGGCGCCTATCTGGGCAATTTCCTGTCGATGGCCACCATGACCACGCAGACCGCCCCCGACTGGTGGATGAAGTGGTGGACGGTGTTCTTCTTCGCCTGGTTCATTGGCTACGGGCCGCTCATGGCGCTCTTTGTCGCGCGCATATCCCGTGGCCGCACCGTGCGTCAGATGATCCTCGCCATCTGCGTGGCCGCACCCATCGCCACCACGGTCTGGTTCACGCTGCTGGGTGGATCGGGGATCTACTACCAGCTGACCGGAACCATCGATCTTGCCGAAGCGCTGACCAACTTCCGTTTTGATGTTGCGACGCTGACCGTGGCCGAGGCGCTGCCGCTGGGGAGCCTGATGGCGGTCGCTATCCTGGTGCTGACGACCATTTTCGTCGCCACCACGGGCGACTCGATGAGCTATACCATTTCGATGGTAGCCACCGGGCACGACCGGCCGAGCACCCTGGTAAGGGCTTTCTGGGGTATTGCCCTGGCCGTGATGGCAGGCATTCTCCTCTACATGGGAGCAGGGCAGATCTCGGCGCTCCAGCAGTTCATCGTGGTGACCGCCATCCCGGTATCGCTGATCCTGCTGCCATCGTTATGGACCGGTCCGAAAGCCGCGTATGCCATGGCACGCCGTCAGGGATTGGTGCGGTGA
- a CDS encoding tRNA-queuosine alpha-mannosyltransferase domain-containing protein encodes MRRRVLLLSAYQSDSHAWWVRWLQQAFPAIDWRLLTLPGRHFKWRIRGNPLSWLDQIESACEDIDQVVATSMVDLATLRGLCPPLGQIPTVYYFHENQFAYPIGPGQRHTIEPRIVQLYGALAADYLLFNSDWNRRSFLDGVDGLLGRMPDAVPAGVAARLGRHAAVLPVPIAERAWPVAEHRDPRLIVWNHRWEYDKAPEVFARALDRLGERGYDFRLALLGPRAPKIPAVLQALEERWSARIVANGCLARADYDAILHRAGIAVSTAIHEFQGLGMLEAASAGAAPLVPDALVYPEQYPPAYRYPAGDVDALAARLGQWLGDPPPAPDVSAWSEVALRPSWARPLGGDGG; translated from the coding sequence ATGCGCCGACGTGTTCTCTTGCTCTCCGCCTATCAGTCCGACAGCCATGCCTGGTGGGTGCGCTGGCTCCAGCAGGCTTTTCCGGCCATCGACTGGCGGCTGTTGACCTTGCCAGGGCGCCATTTCAAGTGGCGTATCCGCGGTAATCCCCTGTCATGGCTGGACCAGATCGAGTCGGCCTGCGAGGACATAGATCAGGTCGTGGCCACCTCTATGGTGGATCTGGCTACTTTGCGCGGACTCTGTCCCCCCCTCGGTCAAATTCCCACGGTTTACTATTTCCACGAAAACCAGTTTGCCTATCCCATCGGACCGGGCCAGCGGCACACGATCGAGCCCCGGATCGTGCAGCTCTACGGCGCGCTCGCCGCCGATTATCTGTTGTTCAACTCGGACTGGAATCGGCGGAGTTTTCTCGACGGTGTTGATGGGCTGCTCGGGCGAATGCCCGACGCGGTTCCCGCGGGGGTGGCCGCGCGACTGGGCCGTCATGCGGCGGTCCTTCCCGTGCCGATAGCCGAACGTGCCTGGCCGGTCGCTGAGCATCGGGACCCGCGGCTTATTGTCTGGAATCACCGCTGGGAATACGACAAGGCGCCCGAGGTCTTTGCCCGGGCGCTGGATCGTCTGGGGGAGCGTGGCTATGACTTTCGTCTTGCCTTGCTCGGTCCGCGTGCACCAAAAATCCCGGCTGTCCTCCAGGCGCTGGAGGAGCGGTGGAGTGCGCGCATCGTGGCCAATGGCTGTCTGGCTAGGGCCGACTACGATGCGATCCTGCATCGCGCAGGCATCGCCGTGAGTACGGCGATCCATGAATTCCAGGGGCTTGGGATGCTCGAGGCGGCGAGCGCCGGCGCAGCGCCGCTGGTTCCCGACGCACTCGTCTACCCCGAGCAGTATCCCCCCGCGTATCGTTATCCGGCGGGTGATGTCGATGCCCTGGCGGCGCGCCTTGGGCAGTGGCTCGGTGACCCGCCCCCGGCACCGGACGTGAGTGCGTGGTCTGAAGTGGCCCTGAGGCCATCCTGGGCCCGTCCTCTGGGCGGGGATGGCGGTTGA
- a CDS encoding Lrp/AsnC family transcriptional regulator, translating into MKKRFSEYFQTVFSGKSMSIELSSNENLDRLDRAILRVLSVDGRISIAELARRIGRSKTPTQARLRRLEKARVIRGYRAILDPIGIGAAHVAFVEVKLSDTREAALRDFNEAARDIPEIEECHLIAGGFDYLLKVRTPGIATYRRVLAESISSLPHVASTSTYVAMEAVKELGP; encoded by the coding sequence TTGAAAAAGCGCTTTTCAGAATATTTTCAGACTGTTTTTTCGGGAAAATCCATGTCGATCGAACTATCCTCTAACGAAAACCTCGACCGATTGGACCGCGCGATACTTCGGGTGCTTTCCGTAGACGGCCGTATCAGCATCGCCGAGCTGGCTCGGCGGATCGGTCGATCCAAGACGCCGACGCAGGCCCGGTTGCGACGGCTTGAGAAGGCTCGAGTCATCCGCGGTTACCGGGCGATTCTTGACCCGATCGGCATCGGCGCGGCGCATGTGGCCTTCGTCGAGGTGAAGCTGTCGGATACCCGCGAGGCTGCTCTGCGCGACTTCAACGAAGCGGCGCGGGATATACCCGAGATCGAGGAATGCCACCTGATTGCCGGTGGCTTCGATTATCTGCTCAAGGTGCGTACGCCGGGCATCGCGACCTACCGGCGAGTGCTCGCCGAGAGTATTTCCAGTCTTCCGCATGTGGCCTCGACCAGCACCTATGTCGCCATGGAGGCGGTCAAGGAGCTGGGCCCCTGA
- the putA gene encoding bifunctional proline dehydrogenase/L-glutamate gamma-semialdehyde dehydrogenase PutA, with the protein MRRAEIPTLQQMVDTAAVDREQRQRIVSDAAELVRQIRSSARPGLMEVFLAEYGLSTDEGIALMCLAEALLRVPDAPSIDALIEDKIRPSDWGQHMGHSSSSLVNASTWALMLTGRILDDEGRGVTRNLRSAFKRLGEPVIRTAVGRAMREMGRQFVLGESIQAAMKRARGLEKKGFTYSYDMLGEAARTAADADQYFEAYRAAILAISGAAEHDDSRDNPGISVKLSALHPRYELAQRDRVLAELVPRVTALARLAAEKGLGFNIDAEESDRLALSLEVAEATLADPALADWNGFGMVVQAYGQRAADTVDWLYQLAQRLDRRMTLRLVKGAYWDTEIKRTQVLGVDGFPVFTRKAGSDVSYLAVSRKLLGMTDRLYPQFATHNAHSVAAVLAMADEMAIPREAFEFQRLHGMGERLHDIVMERNGTRCRIYAPVGEHRDLLAYLVRRLLENGANSSFVNQIVDEAVPPEEVVACPFEALDDVVQPVNPGLSRGPEIFLPTRRNARGFDLGDIADLDCIEGARRPFRDRDFRAMPITVIPLDPEAAEWRPMINPADPDDTVGLVRDATATEVEQAITAATPWGASPRERATVLERAAELYERDFGEIIAIVAREAGKNLLDAVGELREAIDFLYYYARQAKCLEPAPRGRFACISPWNFPLAIFTGQVAGALAAGNAVLAKPAEQSPLTAAKGVALMHEAGVPQSALQFLPGDGATVGAALTGDPRINGVAFTGGTDTAQAIRRNMSQHLAPGTPLIAETGGLNAMIVDSTALHEQAVRDVLASAFQSAGQRCSALRCLYIQEDVREDFMEMLLGAMDELRLGDPWRLSTDIGPVIDADAAADIAGYIDRARGAGRLIKQVNAPGSGHFIGPTVIQVDGIEDLEREIFGPVLHVASYRAQDLDAVIERINARGYGLTFGLHTRIEDRVQHIVDRVHAGNIYVNRNQIGAIVASQPFGGEGLSGTGPKAGGPDYVPRFAAPDTPAVAVETPAGDADMSAIQAEINALPDPAMPAESMDMPGPTGESNRLYHVPRPPVLCLGPGPAAAAEQRRQVEALGGTAVEVTGQLLPEALETLEGFSGVIWWGDEASTRPYALALSRRDGPILPVITGCPDRAHVNHERHVCVDVTASGGNAQLLAKVQ; encoded by the coding sequence ATGCGCCGGGCCGAGATACCCACCCTGCAGCAGATGGTCGATACAGCAGCAGTCGACCGGGAGCAGCGGCAGCGCATCGTGAGTGATGCCGCCGAGCTGGTCAGGCAGATCCGCAGCAGCGCACGGCCGGGCCTGATGGAGGTCTTCCTGGCCGAGTATGGCCTGTCGACCGACGAGGGCATTGCGCTTATGTGCCTGGCCGAGGCACTGCTCCGGGTACCGGATGCACCCAGCATCGACGCCCTGATCGAGGACAAGATCCGGCCATCCGACTGGGGCCAGCACATGGGGCATTCCAGCTCCAGTCTGGTCAACGCCTCCACATGGGCCCTCATGCTCACCGGACGCATACTCGATGATGAGGGCCGCGGTGTAACCCGGAATCTGCGCAGCGCATTCAAGAGACTGGGCGAGCCGGTGATCCGCACCGCCGTGGGGCGGGCCATGCGCGAGATGGGACGGCAGTTCGTGCTTGGCGAATCCATTCAGGCGGCCATGAAACGCGCCAGGGGCCTCGAGAAAAAGGGGTTCACCTACTCCTATGACATGCTTGGCGAGGCGGCCCGGACGGCCGCCGATGCCGACCAGTATTTCGAGGCCTACCGCGCGGCGATCCTCGCCATCAGTGGAGCGGCCGAGCATGATGACAGCCGGGACAACCCCGGTATTTCCGTCAAACTCTCGGCACTCCACCCACGCTACGAGCTCGCCCAGCGTGATCGAGTGCTGGCCGAGCTGGTGCCGCGGGTGACTGCACTGGCGCGGCTCGCCGCGGAGAAAGGGCTTGGCTTTAACATCGATGCCGAGGAATCCGACCGGCTCGCCCTCTCGCTGGAGGTTGCCGAGGCCACGCTGGCGGATCCGGCCCTTGCCGACTGGAACGGCTTTGGCATGGTCGTCCAGGCCTATGGCCAGCGGGCGGCCGATACGGTGGACTGGCTCTACCAATTGGCCCAACGCCTCGACCGCCGCATGACACTGCGGTTGGTGAAGGGCGCCTATTGGGATACCGAGATCAAACGCACCCAGGTGCTGGGCGTTGATGGATTCCCGGTATTCACGCGCAAGGCCGGCAGTGATGTCAGCTATCTGGCGGTATCGCGCAAGCTGCTGGGCATGACCGACCGCCTCTATCCCCAGTTCGCCACCCACAACGCCCACTCGGTGGCAGCCGTGCTGGCGATGGCGGACGAGATGGCGATCCCCCGCGAGGCCTTCGAGTTCCAGCGGCTGCATGGCATGGGCGAACGACTGCATGACATCGTCATGGAGCGCAACGGCACCCGCTGTCGCATCTATGCGCCGGTGGGAGAACACCGCGACCTTCTTGCCTACCTCGTCCGTCGACTGCTCGAGAACGGCGCCAACTCCTCATTCGTCAACCAGATCGTCGATGAAGCCGTTCCGCCGGAGGAAGTGGTCGCCTGCCCGTTCGAGGCGCTCGATGATGTCGTGCAGCCCGTCAACCCGGGGCTTTCCCGCGGGCCGGAGATATTCCTGCCCACGCGACGCAACGCGCGTGGTTTCGATTTGGGCGATATCGCCGATCTGGATTGCATCGAGGGGGCGAGGCGCCCCTTCCGCGACCGCGACTTCCGGGCCATGCCCATTACCGTCATCCCCTTGGATCCGGAGGCCGCCGAATGGCGCCCCATGATCAATCCGGCGGATCCGGACGACACCGTTGGTCTGGTCCGCGACGCCACCGCAACGGAGGTTGAACAGGCCATCACGGCGGCGACGCCCTGGGGCGCCAGTCCGCGCGAACGGGCGACCGTACTGGAACGGGCCGCCGAGCTCTATGAGCGGGACTTTGGGGAGATTATTGCGATTGTCGCCCGCGAGGCCGGCAAGAACCTGCTGGATGCCGTGGGTGAGCTACGCGAGGCCATCGACTTCCTCTATTACTACGCCCGTCAGGCGAAGTGCCTGGAACCCGCTCCGCGCGGCCGCTTCGCCTGCATTTCCCCATGGAACTTTCCGCTCGCCATCTTCACCGGTCAGGTCGCCGGGGCGCTGGCGGCCGGCAATGCGGTGCTGGCCAAGCCGGCCGAGCAGTCACCGCTGACAGCCGCCAAGGGCGTGGCTCTCATGCATGAGGCCGGCGTCCCGCAATCCGCTCTGCAGTTCCTCCCCGGTGACGGTGCCACTGTGGGAGCCGCCCTCACCGGCGATCCGCGCATCAATGGTGTCGCCTTTACCGGTGGCACCGACACGGCCCAGGCCATTCGGCGGAACATGAGCCAGCATCTGGCGCCAGGCACCCCGCTCATCGCTGAGACCGGCGGTCTGAACGCCATGATCGTCGACTCCACGGCATTGCACGAGCAGGCCGTCCGGGACGTTCTGGCGAGTGCATTCCAGTCGGCAGGGCAGCGCTGCTCGGCCCTGCGCTGCCTCTACATCCAGGAGGACGTCCGTGAAGACTTCATGGAGATGCTGCTGGGAGCCATGGACGAGCTGCGGCTGGGCGATCCATGGCGTTTGTCCACCGACATCGGCCCGGTAATCGACGCCGATGCCGCGGCCGACATCGCCGGTTACATCGACCGGGCCCGCGGCGCCGGGCGGCTGATCAAGCAGGTCAACGCGCCGGGGAGCGGCCACTTCATTGGCCCGACGGTGATTCAGGTGGACGGCATTGAGGATCTCGAGCGCGAGATCTTCGGCCCGGTTCTGCATGTAGCCAGCTACCGGGCGCAGGATCTGGACGCCGTGATCGAACGGATCAATGCCCGCGGCTACGGCCTGACCTTCGGCCTGCACACCCGGATCGAGGATCGGGTCCAGCACATCGTCGATCGGGTGCATGCCGGCAACATCTATGTGAACCGCAACCAGATCGGTGCGATCGTGGCGTCTCAGCCCTTTGGCGGCGAGGGGCTCTCGGGCACGGGCCCGAAAGCCGGCGGGCCCGACTATGTCCCGCGCTTTGCGGCGCCCGATACTCCGGCGGTTGCCGTGGAGACCCCCGCAGGAGACGCTGACATGTCCGCCATCCAGGCCGAAATCAATGCGCTGCCGGATCCGGCCATGCCGGCGGAGAGCATGGACATGCCCGGTCCCACCGGCGAGTCCAACCGCTTGTATCATGTCCCGCGACCGCCGGTCCTGTGCCTTGGCCCGGGCCCCGCCGCGGCGGCGGAGCAGCGACGCCAGGTGGAGGCACTGGGGGGCACGGCCGTTGAAGTCACCGGGCAGCTCTTGCCGGAGGCACTGGAGACACTGGAGGGCTTCTCCGGCGTGATCTGGTGGGGTGACGAGGCCAGTACACGGCCCTATGCGCTGGCGCTCTCGCGGCGGGATGGCCCCATCCTGCCGGTCATCACCGGCTGCCCGGACCGGGCGCATGTCAACCATGAGCGTCATGTCTGCGTGGACGTCACCGCATCGGGTGGTAACGCACAGCTGCTGGCGAAGGTTCAGTAA